A region from the Dehalogenimonas sp. THU2 genome encodes:
- a CDS encoding Vps62-related protein, producing the protein MQRQLIAFVLSAILILFTGCTEVSRPDDGKQPPPPTTSIPTTSPPTSSPPISTPPPPTTATGIDSDRDGIPDHIEAELASKFAPVVMLHPDDAYRPGDISWYLERVRMRFDVRMGIDEQLLNLGQVNITSLVSQATKGFSSGLSPARTDFFLEQTDASGGDNLDAFRSQTRSGTAAAGWECYVHVRPAPGMTGMIDVQYIFFYPYNGDLAPTDQLESAHEADFEHITVRLERGGSTIYRIFYSAHDTEGKWYGQATSAGARDGYSLSADGRPVAYSSIDSHASYPWAGTWVRNNLPDDFTSGNGPVWDCGVSVVNLGEKEFPSGNAVWIQYSGHWGEIGTVSFTTGPYGLAYQGWWELDR; encoded by the coding sequence ATGCAAAGACAGTTAATTGCCTTCGTACTGTCGGCGATATTGATCCTGTTTACCGGATGTACGGAAGTCTCCCGCCCGGACGATGGGAAGCAGCCCCCGCCCCCAACAACCAGCATCCCAACCACATCACCTCCAACATCTTCACCACCCATCTCCACGCCGCCTCCACCTACCACCGCAACGGGTATCGACAGCGACAGGGACGGCATCCCCGATCATATCGAAGCAGAACTGGCTTCGAAATTCGCGCCGGTGGTGATGCTGCATCCTGACGACGCGTACCGACCGGGCGATATCTCCTGGTACCTGGAACGGGTGAGGATGAGGTTCGATGTCAGGATGGGGATTGACGAACAATTGCTGAACTTGGGGCAGGTAAATATCACATCCCTGGTTTCTCAGGCTACAAAGGGGTTTTCGTCAGGACTTTCACCGGCACGGACCGATTTCTTCCTGGAGCAGACGGATGCGAGCGGAGGTGACAACCTCGACGCTTTCCGGAGCCAGACGCGGAGCGGCACAGCGGCGGCGGGCTGGGAGTGCTACGTACACGTGAGGCCTGCACCGGGCATGACGGGGATGATCGACGTCCAGTATATCTTCTTCTATCCCTATAACGGCGACCTTGCCCCAACCGACCAGTTAGAGAGTGCACACGAGGCGGACTTCGAGCATATCACCGTCCGGTTGGAGCGCGGCGGAAGTACGATTTACCGGATATTCTATTCCGCCCATGACACCGAGGGAAAGTGGTACGGCCAGGCGACCTCGGCGGGGGCGCGGGATGGTTACAGTTTGAGCGCAGACGGCAGGCCGGTGGCGTATTCCTCCATCGATTCTCACGCGTCGTACCCGTGGGCGGGAACGTGGGTGAGGAACAACCTGCCCGATGATTTCACCTCTGGCAATGGTCCGGTTTGGGACTGCGGAGTATCGGTGGTGAACTTGGGTGAGAAGGAATTCCCATCTGGAAACGCTGTGTGGATACAGTATTCCGGGCATTGGGGGGAGATCGGGACGGTGAGTTTTACCACCGGGCCTTACGGGCTGGCGTATCAAGGTTGGTGGGAGTTGGATAGGTAG